The uncultured Methanobrevibacter sp. genome has a segment encoding these proteins:
- a CDS encoding amino acid-binding protein has protein sequence MMIKMWEKVNEKFKKYPARLRVAEKMIELGLSLNEDGKIYCGNLKISDKALATAAEVDRRAIKSTIEVIREDEDLYNLFNNIIPAGSLLKNIAKNLDLGVIEIEVGSESEGILANTTNLISKKGISIRQAYAEDTELQKNPILTIITEEPVKGDLINEFLKIKGVTRVSIY, from the coding sequence ATGATGATTAAAATGTGGGAAAAAGTAAATGAAAAATTTAAAAAATATCCGGCAAGACTGCGCGTTGCAGAAAAGATGATTGAACTTGGACTGTCACTGAATGAAGACGGGAAAATATACTGTGGAAACTTGAAAATCAGCGACAAGGCACTTGCAACAGCAGCAGAAGTTGACAGACGTGCAATAAAATCAACAATTGAGGTTATCAGAGAAGATGAAGATTTGTATAACCTGTTCAACAACATCATACCAGCAGGATCACTTCTAAAAAACATCGCCAAAAACCTTGATTTGGGAGTAATCGAAATTGAAGTGGGCAGCGAAAGCGAAGGAATTCTTGCAAACACCACAAATCTGATATCAAAAAAAGGTATAAGTATTAGACAAGCCTATGCCGAAGACACAGAACTTCAAAAAAATCCAATACTAACAATAATAACCGAAGAGCCCGTTAAAGGCGACTTGATTAATGAATTCTTAAAAATAAAAGGAGTAACAAGAGTCTCAATTTATTGA
- a CDS encoding iron-sulfur cluster assembly protein: MSEDLVNDIKDAITPINDPHMGISIVEMGIVQNITVDGDQAKITLKPTNPGCMSITRIAADTKIRAENVEGIEKAIITVEGHAMAESINEMINR, encoded by the coding sequence ATGTCAGAAGATTTAGTAAATGATATTAAAGACGCAATTACTCCAATTAACGACCCTCACATGGGAATCAGTATCGTAGAAATGGGAATTGTACAAAACATTACCGTTGATGGTGATCAAGCTAAAATTACTCTTAAACCAACCAACCCAGGTTGTATGAGTATTACTCGTATCGCTGCTGATACTAAAATCAGAGCAGAAAACGTTGAAGGAATTGAAAAAGCTATTATTACTGTTGAAGGACATGCCATGGCAGAGTCCATTAACGAAATGATTAATAGATAA
- a CDS encoding DUF5591 domain-containing protein — protein sequence MKVICSSEESLYRPEAVRWRQRMEIMKPLGDTVVLLPCSMKKPYSNSKSHQKFRKLTRSFQELIVTSPFGICPRELENTFPIQSYDVSTTGSWSSDEVEESGKLIAKYCEGKKIVANLAGGYLESLEAFVDDFVNVCEDDRPTSPDSLYNLRMELKNHERVNRREKTLHELRSIAKYQFGENGDKFIPDNVKTKGMYHKRILSNGTQLALLNKDYGLFRLNLAGGEILKDLGIHIVNIDFDLQTNTVFAPGIEKADHKILPNDEVAVVRDDTVVGVGRAVMTGREMEECRNGIGVKLKHRLKK from the coding sequence ATGAAGGTAATTTGTTCTAGTGAAGAGTCCCTTTATCGTCCGGAAGCGGTAAGGTGGAGACAGAGAATGGAGATTATGAAACCATTGGGCGACACTGTCGTTCTGCTCCCGTGCAGTATGAAAAAGCCTTACTCCAATTCCAAATCTCATCAGAAGTTTAGAAAGCTTACAAGATCATTTCAGGAACTTATCGTTACATCACCTTTCGGAATATGTCCAAGGGAACTTGAAAACACATTTCCAATTCAGTCATATGATGTAAGTACCACAGGCTCCTGGTCAAGCGATGAGGTTGAAGAAAGCGGCAAGCTGATAGCCAAATACTGTGAAGGCAAAAAAATTGTAGCAAACCTTGCCGGAGGATATCTGGAATCCCTTGAAGCGTTTGTTGACGATTTTGTCAATGTCTGTGAGGACGACCGTCCGACTTCCCCTGATTCTCTTTATAATTTAAGGATGGAACTTAAAAATCACGAAAGAGTCAACAGAAGAGAAAAAACATTGCATGAACTTCGCTCAATTGCAAAATACCAGTTTGGTGAAAATGGAGACAAATTCATACCTGACAATGTCAAAACCAAGGGAATGTATCACAAAAGGATTTTATCAAACGGCACACAATTGGCATTGCTGAATAAGGATTACGGACTGTTCAGATTAAATCTTGCCGGTGGAGAAATCCTCAAGGATTTGGGAATCCATATTGTCAACATCGATTTTGACTTGCAGACCAATACTGTTTTCGCACCAGGAATCGAAAAGGCAGACCACAAGATTCTTCCAAATGACGAAGTGGCGGTTGTACGTGACGACACCGTTGTTGGAGTGGGAAGAGCTGTCATGACAGGCCGTGAGATGGAAGAGTGCAGGAATGGTATCGGTGTTAAACTGAAGCACCGTTTGAAAAAATAA
- a CDS encoding TIGR00295 family protein: MEIELLKKENTPSNVIDHCKAVYKKAMKIASNFDNADTELIRKGALLHDIGRSRTHGITHAIEGVEIARGYGYSEDVLNIIERHIGAGITPEEAKKLGLPEKSYVPQTLEEKIVAHADNLISGTEEVDIDFVISKWKRTIEDSDDNIERLIELDNELIKSFEE, from the coding sequence ATGGAAATTGAATTACTTAAAAAAGAAAATACTCCAAGTAATGTCATCGACCACTGCAAGGCAGTTTATAAAAAGGCTATGAAGATAGCCTCTAATTTTGATAATGCAGACACCGAACTCATCAGAAAAGGTGCCCTTCTGCACGATATTGGAAGGTCCAGAACCCACGGCATCACCCATGCAATAGAAGGTGTTGAGATTGCCAGAGGATATGGATACTCCGAGGACGTGCTGAACATAATTGAAAGGCATATCGGTGCGGGAATTACCCCTGAGGAAGCCAAAAAGCTTGGACTTCCAGAGAAATCCTACGTTCCGCAAACACTTGAGGAAAAGATAGTTGCACATGCAGACAATCTAATCAGCGGAACCGAGGAAGTTGACATTGATTTTGTAATAAGCAAATGGAAAAGGACCATTGAAGACAGCGATGACAATATTGAAAGACTGATTGAACTTGATAATGAATTGATTAAATCTTTTGAGGAATAA
- the tfe gene encoding transcription factor E, which yields MLNDPLVKTLLTNVVEDESNFPIVEALNEGVDTDEEIANKTGIKLNIVRKILYKLYDLGLASYKRSKDPETQWFTYTWKFEKEEVINHIIKDSEDYLKMLNDELEREENNMFFICPQGHVRLVFDDASDYEFLCPACGEELEFHDNEQTIKQLKEDIEMVESNFKSFSDKNR from the coding sequence ATGTTAAACGATCCATTAGTAAAGACTTTATTAACCAATGTTGTAGAAGATGAAAGCAATTTTCCGATTGTTGAAGCCCTGAATGAAGGTGTGGACACCGATGAAGAAATTGCAAACAAAACTGGAATCAAACTGAATATCGTTAGAAAAATTCTTTATAAACTTTACGATTTAGGATTGGCAAGTTATAAAAGAAGCAAAGACCCTGAAACACAATGGTTCACATATACTTGGAAATTTGAAAAAGAAGAAGTTATCAACCATATCATAAAAGATTCTGAAGATTATTTAAAAATGCTTAATGATGAACTTGAACGTGAAGAAAACAACATGTTCTTCATCTGTCCACAAGGACACGTTAGACTTGTTTTTGATGATGCTTCCGATTATGAGTTCCTTTGTCCTGCATGTGGAGAGGAATTAGAATTCCACGACAATGAACAAACCATCAAGCAGCTTAAGGAAGACATCGAAATGGTTGAAAGTAATTTCAAATCCTTCAGTGACAAAAATAGATAA
- a CDS encoding DegT/DnrJ/EryC1/StrS aminotransferase family protein, with the protein MMNIQFSPPDITEEEIDEVIAALKSGWITTGPKTKEFERQITEYCGSEKTVCLSAATTALEMTLRVLGIGKGDEVIVPAYTYTASCSVICHVGATPVMVDSQPDREEMDYEKMADAITDKTKAIIPVDIAGILCDYDKIFEVIESKKDLFSPANEIQKAFNRIIVVADSAHGFGAMQNGKRSGTLADFTTFSFHAVKNLTTAEGGAVTWKSHEGIDSEKLYKEYQIYSLHGQTKDALEKTQKGSWEYDILIPAYKCNMTDIQAAIGLVQLKRYDDMLKRRHEIIKRYEDAFKDTRVTVPKHTGDNHASSGHLYLARLEGVGLAERNEIIVKMEECGISTNVHYKPLPLLTAYKNLGFDIKDYPNAYGLFENEISLPIYTTLSDEEVDYIASNLLEILDNY; encoded by the coding sequence ATGATGAATATTCAATTTTCACCCCCGGACATTACAGAAGAAGAAATTGATGAAGTTATTGCAGCATTGAAATCCGGATGGATTACAACCGGACCTAAGACAAAGGAATTTGAAAGGCAGATAACCGAATATTGCGGAAGCGAAAAAACCGTTTGTCTAAGTGCGGCGACAACTGCCCTGGAGATGACCTTACGCGTATTGGGCATTGGTAAAGGTGACGAGGTTATTGTACCCGCATATACATATACAGCATCATGCAGTGTAATCTGCCATGTTGGAGCAACCCCAGTTATGGTTGACAGCCAACCGGACAGGGAAGAAATGGACTATGAAAAAATGGCCGATGCAATAACAGACAAAACAAAAGCCATCATTCCTGTTGACATCGCAGGTATCCTATGTGATTATGATAAAATCTTTGAAGTTATTGAAAGCAAAAAGGATTTGTTCAGTCCGGCAAACGAAATTCAAAAGGCATTCAACAGAATAATTGTCGTGGCGGATTCAGCACATGGTTTTGGTGCCATGCAAAACGGCAAAAGATCCGGAACCCTTGCGGATTTTACAACCTTTTCATTCCATGCTGTTAAAAACCTGACAACAGCCGAAGGGGGAGCCGTGACCTGGAAGTCACATGAGGGAATTGACAGCGAAAAGCTTTATAAGGAGTATCAAATCTATTCACTTCACGGCCAGACAAAGGATGCCCTTGAGAAAACCCAAAAGGGTTCATGGGAATATGATATCCTAATTCCGGCATACAAATGTAATATGACTGATATTCAGGCTGCAATCGGTCTTGTGCAATTGAAAAGATATGACGATATGCTCAAAAGAAGACATGAAATCATAAAAAGATATGAAGATGCATTCAAAGATACAAGAGTCACTGTTCCAAAACATACCGGTGACAACCATGCTTCTTCAGGACATCTCTACCTTGCAAGACTTGAAGGTGTGGGCCTGGCTGAGCGAAATGAAATCATTGTTAAAATGGAAGAGTGCGGAATCAGCACAAACGTTCACTACAAACCGCTCCCATTATTGACTGCCTACAAGAATTTAGGATTTGACATTAAAGATTATCCTAACGCTTACGGATTATTTGAAAATGAAATAAGCCTTCCAATCTACACTACCTTAAGCGATGAGGAAGTAGATTATATTGCCTCAAACTTGTTGGAAATTCTTGATAATTATTAA
- a CDS encoding nucleoside-diphosphate sugar epimerase/dehydratase: MNVDNIAKFRNYLLPLADCLSIILGYYFISVLITDSFLMNPTSDVTKMEILTGIVLSIIVYQIVFRLTKRYSNIIRYENNQDYIVYFILSIVSALIVSIIEEVILKMKNPSILQNLIIGSIIGIILITYRLIIKYYLLNNAHKDMKTPEGHKKNLLIIGGGYSANDIIKTLNSSLKGKYEIIGIIDDNNKRRGYSVAGVRIIGNRNDIAKICERENIDEIFFTIVNIDNKNKKEILEICNKTSAKVKVLPSLREIITEENLYSSLRDVSIEDLLGRDPVELDNHNIKNLINKHVVLVTGAGGSIGSELCRQIMLHNPKQLVLLDNYENGLYDIEVELKSTHPNNDIKAVVANIREKDRLDAIFEQYSPEIVFHAAAHKHVPLMENNPTEAIKNNVFGTYNLVNCSDKYNIKRFILISTDKAVNPTNIMGASKRLCEMIIQAKDKESSTEFVAVRFGNVLGSNGSVVPLFKRQIAHGGPVTVTHKEITRFFMTIPEAVALVLQAITYAEGGEIFVLDMGEPVKIYDLAKSLIELSGYTLGEDMEIEITGMRPGEKLYEELLMNEENLESTKHDKIFITESMDFTMDDIEEKLDMFRDIIKDENTSKEEIKETMKKCVPTYKEPEEVNGE, from the coding sequence GTGAATGTGGACAATATTGCCAAATTTAGAAACTATTTATTGCCTTTAGCCGATTGTTTATCAATCATCTTAGGTTATTATTTCATATCAGTACTCATTACAGACTCATTTTTAATGAATCCTACAAGTGATGTTACAAAGATGGAAATTCTAACAGGAATTGTTTTATCAATAATCGTTTATCAGATTGTTTTCAGGTTAACAAAAAGATATTCGAACATTATCCGTTATGAAAATAACCAGGATTACATCGTGTATTTTATTCTTTCAATAGTTTCCGCATTGATTGTCTCAATTATCGAAGAAGTAATTTTAAAAATGAAAAATCCGTCCATCCTGCAAAATTTAATTATTGGATCAATCATTGGAATTATCCTCATCACATACCGTTTGATTATAAAATATTATCTTTTAAACAATGCCCACAAGGATATGAAAACCCCTGAAGGACACAAGAAGAATCTTTTAATAATTGGAGGAGGATACTCTGCAAACGACATAATCAAAACCTTAAATTCCTCACTAAAAGGAAAATATGAAATAATCGGTATCATCGATGACAACAACAAGCGCAGAGGATATTCCGTCGCCGGAGTAAGGATTATCGGAAACAGAAACGACATAGCAAAAATCTGTGAAAGGGAAAACATCGACGAGATATTCTTTACAATAGTAAACATCGACAACAAAAACAAAAAGGAAATCCTTGAAATATGTAACAAAACCTCCGCAAAGGTAAAGGTCCTTCCTAGTTTGAGGGAAATCATCACAGAGGAGAATCTCTACAGCAGCCTAAGGGACGTAAGCATTGAGGATTTGCTTGGAAGGGACCCTGTCGAACTTGACAACCACAACATCAAGAACCTGATCAACAAGCATGTCGTTCTGGTAACCGGTGCGGGAGGTTCCATAGGTTCAGAACTCTGCAGACAGATAATGCTTCACAATCCAAAGCAGTTGGTATTGCTGGACAATTACGAAAACGGACTGTATGATATCGAAGTGGAACTTAAATCCACACATCCAAACAATGACATAAAGGCAGTTGTCGCAAACATCCGTGAAAAAGACAGGCTGGATGCAATATTCGAGCAGTATTCACCGGAAATAGTATTTCATGCGGCTGCCCACAAGCATGTTCCGCTGATGGAAAACAACCCGACAGAAGCAATCAAGAACAATGTATTCGGAACATACAACCTGGTCAACTGTTCAGACAAATACAACATCAAACGATTCATTCTAATTTCAACAGACAAGGCGGTCAATCCGACAAACATCATGGGCGCCTCCAAAAGGTTATGCGAAATGATCATACAGGCAAAGGACAAGGAAAGCTCCACAGAATTTGTCGCAGTTCGTTTCGGTAATGTTTTGGGAAGTAACGGATCTGTTGTACCTTTATTCAAAAGACAAATCGCCCATGGCGGACCTGTAACCGTTACCCATAAGGAAATTACAAGATTCTTCATGACAATACCTGAAGCGGTTGCACTGGTACTTCAGGCAATTACATATGCTGAAGGTGGAGAGATATTTGTACTTGATATGGGAGAACCCGTCAAGATTTACGATTTGGCAAAAAGCCTAATTGAACTGTCAGGATATACCCTTGGAGAGGATATGGAAATCGAAATTACAGGCATGAGACCTGGTGAAAAGCTTTACGAAGAGCTGTTGATGAATGAGGAAAACCTCGAATCAACAAAACATGACAAGATATTCATAACAGAATCCATGGACTTTACAATGGACGATATTGAAGAGAAATTGGACATGTTCAGAGACATCATAAAAGATGAGAATACCTCAAAAGAGGAGATAAAAGAAACCATGAAAAAATGTGTTCCAACATATAAGGAACCTGAAGAAGTTAACGGAGAATAA
- a CDS encoding coenzyme F420-0:L-glutamate ligase has product MTVRELENIKHVVNGDYVVIPIETGYIKPNDNLDCIINPAREIMKDGDYLVIAETPISVSQNRLVDESKYTPSLTAKFLTVVWSKYLWGYVLGPLLKIKKRTIKNLRKLPKETEAHKEVVLQLYGLKHALKPASEAGIDLSNAPGTYVSLLPDNPEKVAKDLKREIGKEVCVMIIDTDATYMKNGKYFTGLPIAIDGIDANNGFFGYVKGQLSENMGSTPLGCSEEIGVEKALKIANIAEDYQKSLSTEMKTIHSVKAVLGSEIDEVTIEDLDSITHTPAVIIRKI; this is encoded by the coding sequence ATGACAGTGCGTGAACTTGAAAATATTAAACATGTAGTCAATGGAGATTATGTTGTAATTCCAATTGAAACCGGTTACATCAAGCCAAATGACAATCTTGATTGTATAATCAATCCGGCAAGAGAAATCATGAAAGATGGAGATTATCTGGTCATTGCGGAAACTCCCATCTCAGTCAGCCAGAACCGTCTGGTCGATGAATCAAAATACACTCCCTCATTGACTGCGAAATTCCTGACAGTGGTGTGGAGCAAGTACCTGTGGGGATATGTTTTAGGACCATTACTCAAGATTAAAAAGAGAACCATCAAGAATTTGAGAAAGCTTCCAAAGGAAACCGAAGCACATAAGGAAGTTGTACTTCAGTTGTATGGTCTCAAGCATGCGCTCAAACCCGCTTCAGAGGCAGGAATTGATTTAAGCAATGCCCCAGGAACATACGTTTCACTGCTTCCGGACAATCCCGAAAAGGTAGCGAAGGACTTGAAAAGGGAAATCGGAAAAGAGGTTTGCGTGATGATTATCGATACCGACGCCACATACATGAAAAACGGCAAGTACTTTACAGGCCTTCCGATAGCAATTGACGGAATTGATGCGAACAACGGATTTTTCGGATACGTCAAGGGACAGCTCTCAGAGAATATGGGATCCACCCCTTTAGGATGCAGCGAAGAGATCGGTGTTGAAAAAGCCCTTAAAATTGCAAACATTGCAGAGGACTACCAGAAATCACTTTCAACTGAAATGAAGACAATCCATAGTGTCAAGGCAGTTTTGGGTTCTGAAATTGATGAAGTCACCATTGAAGATTTGGATTCAATTACCCATACGCCTGCAGTCATCATAAGAAAAATTTAG
- a CDS encoding pyruvate kinase alpha/beta domain-containing protein, translating to MERKFITYFEKQGENYTDDLIKSVKDKFDASCDVKRVLIASSTGESALKLHAALDDFDVEIINVTHHMGFSAENEADITDEMIEKLEKVGIKTYIGAHAFSGAARGVTNKYGGFSPLDIVADTLRMFSHGVKVSAEISIMAADAGLIPVGEKIMAIGGRGHGVDTAVILTPVNAKDLFNLKFHEIVAMPKE from the coding sequence ATGGAAAGAAAATTTATCACATATTTCGAAAAACAGGGTGAAAACTACACAGACGACTTGATTAAATCCGTTAAAGACAAATTCGACGCTTCATGTGATGTAAAAAGGGTGCTGATAGCTTCATCAACAGGCGAATCCGCATTGAAATTGCATGCCGCATTGGACGACTTTGATGTTGAAATCATAAACGTTACCCATCACATGGGATTCAGTGCCGAAAACGAGGCTGACATCACAGATGAAATGATTGAAAAGTTGGAAAAAGTCGGAATAAAGACATATATTGGTGCTCATGCCTTCAGTGGAGCTGCAAGAGGAGTGACCAATAAATATGGAGGTTTCTCTCCTTTGGATATTGTGGCAGATACATTGAGAATGTTCTCCCATGGTGTAAAGGTTTCAGCTGAAATTTCAATCATGGCGGCGGATGCCGGTCTGATTCCTGTTGGCGAAAAGATCATGGCAATCGGTGGAAGGGGCCACGGTGTTGATACTGCAGTCATTTTGACACCTGTAAACGCCAAGGACCTGTTCAACCTGAAGTTTCATGAGATAGTTGCAATGCCAAAAGAATGA
- the ftsZ gene encoding cell division protein FtsZ gives MKFIDDAIKESEERMEEKAPDKLTSDIDDELIGIMKGVKTNIFVVGAGGAGNNTISRLNEMGIEGATTIAVNTDAQDLFYSQSGTKILLGRQTSKGLGAGGEPSVGEECAEESEDEIREELEGADMVFVTCGLGGGTGTGSAPIIAKIAKKLGALTVAVATLPFSAEGIRRRENADQGLEKLYEAADTVIIIPNDKLLEVAPNLPLNKAFMVSDEILGRAVKGITELITKKGLVSLDFADIRSIMSGSGMAMIGMGESDSGDRALESVHEALSSPLLDIDISNATGALVNISGSSDLTLHEAEKIVQVVADKLDPEANIIWGTQIDESLQNTVRTTVVVSGITDNYKADDTQDIDYIDESEESETTSDELDDFIDGIF, from the coding sequence GTGAAATTTATAGATGATGCAATCAAAGAATCCGAAGAAAGAATGGAAGAAAAAGCACCTGATAAACTCACATCTGACATTGATGATGAGCTTATAGGTATTATGAAAGGTGTTAAGACTAATATTTTTGTTGTTGGTGCTGGAGGAGCAGGTAACAATACCATCTCAAGATTAAATGAAATGGGTATCGAAGGTGCAACAACAATTGCAGTAAATACTGATGCTCAAGATTTATTTTACAGTCAATCCGGTACAAAAATCCTTTTAGGTAGACAAACCTCCAAAGGTTTAGGTGCAGGAGGAGAACCATCAGTAGGTGAAGAATGCGCTGAAGAAAGTGAAGATGAAATCAGAGAAGAATTAGAAGGCGCAGACATGGTTTTCGTCACCTGTGGTCTTGGTGGAGGAACCGGAACCGGTTCAGCACCAATCATCGCTAAAATCGCTAAAAAATTAGGTGCATTGACTGTTGCTGTAGCTACCTTACCATTTTCTGCTGAAGGAATTAGAAGAAGAGAAAATGCAGATCAGGGTTTGGAAAAACTTTACGAAGCTGCAGACACTGTAATTATTATTCCTAATGATAAACTATTAGAAGTCGCACCAAACTTGCCTTTAAATAAGGCATTCATGGTTTCCGATGAAATCCTAGGAAGAGCTGTTAAAGGAATTACTGAACTGATTACCAAGAAAGGTCTGGTCAGTCTTGACTTTGCTGATATCAGAAGTATCATGAGTGGCTCTGGAATGGCTATGATTGGTATGGGAGAATCAGATTCTGGCGACAGAGCATTAGAATCTGTACATGAAGCATTAAGCAGCCCATTATTAGATATCGACATTTCAAATGCTACCGGGGCTCTGGTTAACATTTCAGGTAGTTCTGACTTAACTTTACATGAAGCTGAAAAAATCGTCCAAGTTGTTGCTGACAAACTTGATCCTGAAGCAAACATCATTTGGGGTACTCAAATTGATGAAAGTCTTCAAAATACTGTTAGGACCACTGTTGTTGTTTCAGGTATTACTGACAACTATAAAGCAGATGACACTCAAGATATTGATTATATCGATGAGAGTGAAGAATCTGAAACCACCAGTGATGAATTAGATGATTTTATTGATGGAATTTTCTAA
- a CDS encoding protein translocase SEC61 complex subunit gamma, which translates to MNVQEDFDKFIKDAKRVLKVSRKPDANEYVDLAKISALGVVVVGGIGYIIVCLGSLIGI; encoded by the coding sequence ATGAATGTACAAGAAGATTTTGACAAATTTATAAAAGATGCAAAAAGAGTATTAAAAGTATCAAGAAAACCTGATGCTAATGAATATGTCGATTTAGCCAAAATTTCTGCTTTAGGAGTAGTTGTTGTTGGTGGTATCGGTTATATCATAGTTTGTTTAGGTTCCTTAATTGGTATCTAA